The following are encoded together in the Lathyrus oleraceus cultivar Zhongwan6 chromosome 3, CAAS_Psat_ZW6_1.0, whole genome shotgun sequence genome:
- the LOC127126149 gene encoding fatty-acid-binding protein 1 codes for MPSLRFPFIFSNPKPPQSPRPFSKFAAAAAATAGATAAFVAVSSNDRHRLFLHNALNSFLSPDNSLPLWGSLSLADSGVPVVDSKTGSSFPSILEASQKLCGIGLRRKCVLGLKNIDVYAFGVYADDDEIKKCLSEKYGKSSASELKGNKEFTEDLLENDIHMTVRLQIVYGKLSIRSVRSAFEESVGSRLIKFGGSDNKELLQRFTSQFSDEIKIPRGSVIHLVREKGHVLRTTIDGQEVGSIQSKLLCRSVLDLYVGEESFDKQAKEEIELNMASYLQS; via the exons ATGCCTTCACTTCGCTTCCCTTTCATCTTCTCTAACCCCAAACCTCCTCAATCCCCACGCCCATTCTCCAAGTTCGCTGCCGCCGCAGCTGCCACCGCCGGAGCCACCGCCGCATTCGTCGCCGTCTCCTCCAATGACCGCCACCGCCTCTTTCTCCACAATGCATTGAATTCGTTCTTATCTCCGGACAATTCCTTGCCTCTTTGGGGATCCCTCAGTTTAGCAGACAGTGGGGTTCCAGTTGTTGACTCCAAGACCGGATCCTCGTTCCCTTCGATTCTAGAAGCTTCTCAGAAACTATGTGGAATTGGATTGCGGAGGAAATGCGTTTTAGGTTTAAAGAACATTGATGTATATGCATTTG GTGTTTATGCCGATGATGATGAAATAAAGAAATGTCTTTCTGAGAAGTATGGGAAATCTTCGGCATCTGAGTTAAAGGGCAATAAGGAGTTTACTGAAGATCTTCTGGAGAATGATATACATATGACAGTAAGGCTTCAAATTGTTTATGGTAAGTTGAGTATTCGTTCGGTGCGTAGTGCATTTGAAGAGTCTGTTGGGAGCAGACTAATAAAATTCGGGGGATCAGACAATAAAGAACTGCTTCAGAG GTTTACTTCACAGTTTAGTGATGAAATCAAAATACCTCGTGGATCTGTAATTCATCTCGTAAGAGAGAAGGGCCACGTTCTTCGTACGACGA TTGACGGACAGGAAGTGGGAAGCATCCAGAGTAAACTTCTATGTAGATCAGTCCTAGATTTATACGTTGGCGAGGAATCGTTTGATAAACAGGCCAAAGAAGAAATAGAGCTCAATATGGCTTCTTACCTCCAAAGTTAG
- the LOC127126150 gene encoding ent-copalyl diphosphate synthase, chloroplastic, translated as MLRSMEDGEISISAYDTAWVALVRNLDDENKPQFPSSLQWIVDNQLPDGSWGDELFVAHDRILNTLACVIALKSWNVHPDMCEKGMNFFVENLDKLQDENAEHMPIGFEVAFPSLLNIAKSLNIEVPEDSPILNEIFSMRDQKLKKIPREVLHKVPTTLLHSLEGMQDLDWNQLLKLQSQDGSFLFSPSSTAFAITQTGDEDALDYLHKIVEKFNGGVPNVFPVDLFEHVWAVDRLERLGVSRYFKQEIKDSVNYLSRYWTEKGICWARNSEVQDIDDTAMGFRVLRLHGHYVSPKVFKHFEKDGEFFCFAGQLNQAVTGMFNLYRASQVLFKGEEILENAKSFSAKYLTGKRHANELLDKWIITKDLPGEVGYALDVPWYASLPRLEARFYLEQYGGKNDVWIGKTLYRMPYVNNDVYLELAKLDYNNCQAVHNKEWEEIQRWYLESELEGFGLTKNSLLFAYFVAAASIFEPERSLERLAWAKTTALLRTLKSYFKDEETRNAFGDQLNESIKGGNNSNKWLKNERDEKLLGVLLTTLDLIGFEMFRRHDQENSHYLNRMWQSWFSSWRSQGNRCPGEAELLVQIINLTSGNWSEDLELDPQYQKLLEATERVCVSIHNYQINMVSNEYKSHSKVNAHDVESGMQELVQLVLQSSQSDLHSTINNSFLMVAKSFYYAAYCDPVIIDYHIDKVLFQKVI; from the exons ATGTTGAGGTCCATGGAAGATGGAGAGATAAGCATATCAGCTTATGACACAGCTTGGGTTGCTCTAGTGAGAAATCTTGATGATGAAAATAAGCCACAATTCCCATCTTCTCTTCAATGGATTGTTGATAATCAACTCCCTGATGGTTCATGGGGAGATGAACTATTTGTGGCACATGACAGGATTCTTAACACCTTGGCTTGTGTCATTGCATTGAAATCATGGAATGTGCACCCTGATATGTGTGAAAAAG GAATGAATTTTTTTGTGGAAAATCTAGACAAGCTTCAGGATGAGAATGCTGAGCACATGCCTATTGGGTTTGAAGTTGCTTTTCCTTCTCTTCTCAATATAGCTAAAAGTTTGAACATTGAAGTGCCTGAAGATTCTCCTATCTTGAATGAAATTTTTTCAATGAGAGACCAAAAGCTCAAAAA AATACCAAGAGAAGTGTTGCACAAGGTTCCTACAACATTGCTTCATAGTTTGGAAGGAATGCAAGATTTGGACTGGAACCAACTTCTAAAGCTTCAGTCTCAAGATGGGTCATTCTTGTTCTCTCCATCCTCCACAGCTTTTGCTATTACGCAGACCGGTGATGAAGATGCTCTCGACTACCTGCACAAAATTGTTGAGAAGTTCAATGGAGGAG TTCCAAATGTCTTCCCGGTGGACTTGTTTGAGCATGTGTGGGCTGTGGATAGGCTAGAACGCCTTGGAGTTTCGAGATATTTTAAGCAAGAGATCAAGGACTCTGTGAACTATTTGTCAAG ATACTGGACGGAGAAAGGTATTTGCTGGGCGAGAAATTCGGAAGTTCAAGATATTGATGACACAGCAATGGGATTTAGAGTTCTAAGGTTGCATGGCCACTATGTTTCACCCA AGGTGTTCAAGCATTTTGAGAAAGATGGTGAATTCTTCTGCTTTGCGGGACAGTTGAACCAAGCTGTGACAGGCATGTTCAATCTGTATAGAGCATCTCAAGTGCTGTTTAAAGGAGAGGAAATTCTTGAGAATGCCAAGAGCTTCTCTGCCAAATATTTAACTGGGAAACGTCATGCTAATGAGCTTCTAGACAAATGGATCATAACTAAAGATTTACCTGGCGAG GTGGGTTATGCTCTGGATGTTCCATGGTATGCTAGCTTACCCCGATTGGAGGCAAGATTTTACCTTGAGCAGTATGGTGGTAAAAATGATGTTTGGATTGGCAAGACCCTTTACAG GATGCCGTATGTGAACAATGATGTCTATCTGGAGCTTGCGAAATTGGATTACAACAACTGTCAAGCAGTACATAATAAAGAATGGGAAGAAATCCAAAG GTGGTACCTGGAATCCGAACTAGAAGGGTTTGGATTGACCAAAAATAGTCTCCTGTTCGCTTACTTTGTAGCAGCAGCCAGCATATTTGAGCCTGAGAGGTCTTTAGAGAGACTTGCATGGGCTAAAACAACAGCTTTACTCCGGACACTGAAGTCGTATTTTAAAGACGAAGAAACTAGGAATGCGTTTGGCGATCAGTTAAACGAAAGCATTAAGGGAGGAAACAACTCAAACAA GTGGTTAAAGAACGAGAGAGATGAAAAACTCCTGGGAGTTTTGCTGACAACCCTTGATCTCATTGGCTTCGAAATGTTCAGGCGCCATGACCAAGAAAATTCACATTATTTGAATCGAATG TGGCAAAGTTGGTTCTCAAGCTGGCGTAGTCAAGGAAACAGATGCCCAGGAGAAGCAGAATTACTTGTGCAAATCATAAATTTAACCTCTGGCAATTGGTCAGAAGATCTAGAGCTTGATCCTCAGTACCAGAAATTGCTTGAAGCCACTGAGAGAGTTTGCGTTAGCATCCATAATTACCAAATCAACATGGTTAGTAATGAATACAAGTCGCATAGTAAGGTGA ATGCCCACGACGTAGAGTCAGGGATGCAAGAACTAGTGCAATTGGTGCTTCAAAGCTCTCAAAGTGATTTGCACTCAACTATCAATAATTCATTCCTCATGGTGGCCAAGAGTTTCTACTATGCAGCATACTGTGATCCAGTGATCATTGACTATCATATTGATAAAGTTCTCTTTCAAAAAGTGATCTGA